In Brachypodium distachyon strain Bd21 chromosome 5, Brachypodium_distachyon_v3.0, whole genome shotgun sequence, the genomic window TGCATATGGCATGCATATGTAGCTCACGCTTTCTCACACACGCGCGATAGAGTAGAAtaagtactacctccgttctgGTATAAGAGGCCCCAACGCATCCCTAGGTTGAAGATTTAACTAATGTCACATGATttttatatcacaaaaattataccattagaaaatAGAGTATCTGAAGTTTCTAATTGACTCATGTTAAATTAGTTAGATCTTCGACCTAGGGATGCATGGGCCCCCATATACCGGTGACCCGGCGTGTCACTGGTGAGCAGAGCACTGTGTACAACCCAAAATTCGGCCTGGCCCAAATTTCCAAATCCGGCCTGGACCAGGAGCGCCCGATGCCCCgatcctccttcctccccaaCACCTCGCGCCGCCCACACGCCCCccacttctcttcttctcgcAACCTCTCACTCTGCGcctcagccgccgccacctcctcgtgATGGCCGGtgtcctctccctcctctcagctgccaccgcctcctcgcgcGGCCTCCATGGAGACGGAGCAGGCCAGCCACGGCCCCCTCTCCCTCTACGCCGGCGTGCGGTGCTGACATAGCAGCGTGgcgccctctccctccctccggcGGTGCCGCGGTCGGAGAGAGGCGGGAACTGCCGCGGCGGCAGAATTGAAGGAGGCCGGTGGAGCCTTCATCAGCCGCCGGAGTCGGGGGAGGGGGCAGGCAAGGGCGGCCGCTCGGCTTCGGTACGGGGACGCGCGGGAAGGTTTCGGGGTGCGAGCGAGCGAGCCCCATGGCAGCGGGCGCGGCCCAAATCAACGCGCggagcggccggcggcggcgaggtccgGCCGCCGGAATTGCGTCGGCGCTGATGGGTCGGGAGGCCGGGCGGGGCTGAAACTTCCGATTTCTGGGCAGCTGGTTCCCACGTAGATATGGGCAGCTGCCTGTATTTTGCCCCTGGATACCCAAATGGCAAAATATAGGTAGCTACCCAAAAAAATATGGGAATCCAAatactcatatttttttgtatGCTGCTGGAGCAGCTTTTTGGGGCAAAATACTCATATTAACGGTTTTTAGTTATTTTGAATAAATATGAGTAtgttgttggagatgctcttaacAGTCTAACCTGTCAAtctgcattaaaaaaaaaatacttcagCCTCTTAGCTTACCAAATGCATTCTTTTTGGAAATTGATCTCGAAAATGAAATCAACAACCTGAAAGGAATTGCCGCAGTTGAACGGTTTTCTCAAGTTCACCAATTGCATCTTTTAGTTTATCACCAGAAGCAGAATCTACAGCATACCAAAGGCAGTATAAGGATAAGACAGCCATTACTGGTTCGGATGAACGAAGAGCCACTCTTAAaacatttttcattttttctgcCTCTTCATACTAGGTATTAGTTGTTGACTGGACTCAATTGAGGTGTCAACAACACACTTTTAGGCGTAACCGCACCGAGATTTTTTTGAATCCTTCAATCGGATCCACAGTCGCAGCGCCTCGACGATCAACTAAGGAGGCGCTTGACCGGCCCGCCGAGGAGCGGGCGCGGAGGATCTTGACGACGCAAGCCGGACGGAGGCTGGACGAAGGAGCGGCACTATTGCCTTCCCCACGCGGATCCTCGTCATTGGGATCTGGCCGTCAACGGGACCCGGGCGTTCCGCAACTGGCAGCGTGTCGTCCTACGCCTCCACCTAGTCGTCGAACGCCACCCGGCCTCTCCTGATCTTCTGCAGCACTGCCGTCGCGCCTCCGTCTTCAgactgcagcgccgccgccgagcttcaCCTACCTCGCTCGCGGCTCGCCCCGCCTCTGCCAGAACACACCGTCGATCTCCTCCACAGACTATAGCCAGCCGTCCAGATAGATGAAGAGGGAAGGGGGCAGGGGCTCGGCGTCCTTGGTCCAGATCGGGAGCACCGGAGGAGCGAAGAGGGAAGGGTGCGCTGGGCCGCCAGATGCCCAGATTGAGTCTCCTCGGGactcgggaggaggagacggggcAGGTGATGAGGAGACGGGAGTGGTCGCGCGAGCCAGATCGATAGTAGAGAGACCGGAAAAGGACTGGAGagagggcggcgcggtgggggagagcagtggcggcggcggcatggagaACGAGCGAGGATGGCGATGAAGGGAGGAGTGGGACttcgtggaggaggcggatcgagcggtgcgaggaagaagagttcgGGGAGGATGAATCGAGGGGATAGGtgtgagagggagaggggacaGGGGTCGGGCCGCGTGCCCGCGTGAGAGGGTCGTGCGGAAAGTATCGAGGACCTACGTGTGGTTAGAATCAATCGGATAAAAAACGTTTCGGAATTAAAAGTGGTGACAGCGGTGGCAAATTCGTAAGTTTGGTGAAGTGACGTACGGCtgcgaccgtaccatcaccaccaactccaatttaatatattggtatagatacttcttccgtcccatattaagtgactttctattatattaatctagacgctttttaggcaatAGATACGtccgtatttggacaaatttgagtcaattaaTGTGGGACCAGGAAGTATTAGATAGTTGCGTGATAACGTGCACAgtgataaaagaaagaaatcgaCATGAACAGATATTTCCTGTGCCAATCTCCGAAACAAGATCGAGGTCTATCTCCAACTATCCAACAagcaatcttttttttaacgcAAGTCCAATAAGCAATCTTGGTACACTTGGACCTGCAGTCTAAGAGGAGCGGGAGACATGGTAGTTTCGGTCCAACATGTTCCAGTGCCAAACCCTTTGGGGTTGCCCAACTTGGGCCAAATTGTACAGTGATCAGAGGGACGAAACTTCAGTTCAGAAAATGAGAATACGGCCTTTATACTACCGGCCCGCACTTGGACCGTCCAAGATGTCGTGCGTCGAGGCGCATGGGCCGAAGACATGCTACTAACCAGTCCATCTTATCGCCCTGAACGCTCTTGACTGCCAAATAGTCACCCTTCCTAAACCCTTCGCTCTAGACCTACGAACTAGATTTACCCAGTCCTTCTAAGCAACAGTACCGATACAAATataaaagaagggaaaacaactatccctccgttcctaaatacttatCAATTTACATTAAAATCGtgacaaatatttagaaaagaagaaagtacTGAGCTAGAACAATGATTAACCAGTAGAACACTTTGGAAGAAATGTCTCCAGACAACATTCTCTGCGCATTTCAATTAGGCTCTCAACTGAGCACCTACATGTAGGATCTCTCCGCAAAGCCTCCTCAAAGCAACAAGAAATAGTTGATACTTGGTTTTTGGTCAAAATACTTAACAGTCAACCTATCAATCTGCGTTAAAAAAATGAACTTCAGCCTCTTAGCTTACCAGATGCATTCTTTTTGGAAATCGATCTCGAAAATGAAATCAACAACCTGAAAGGAATTGCCGCAGTTGAACTGCTGAAGGTTTTCTCAAGTTCACCAACTGCATCTTTCAGTTTATCACCAGCAGCAGAATCTACAGCATACCAAAGGCAGTATAAGGATAAGGAGGCCATTACTGGTGGGGATGAATGAAGAGCCACTCTTAAaacatttttcattttttctgcCTCTTCATAGCAGGTATTAGTTGTTGACTGGACTCAATTGAGGTGTCAGCGACACACTTTTAGGCGTAACCGCACCGAGATTTTTTTGAATCCTTCAATTTAAATAAGAGTAACATATACTTTAAACTGATAACACAACATCAATAGAGAGACTGAGACCAAATCTTTGAGTAATACATCTGCATGACATGGCAGTCCCTTGGACACAAAACTCAAAAAGAGCAGAAAACACCAAGAACTGGATCCTCCGAGAGGCTGGAGCCAATTTTATTATCCAATTGATCCAGCTAAACAACAACCCGGCCAGATCTGGAGCTGCAAGCAAACAGATACCCTGATTCAAAATCAGGATCAAACTAGCATAATCTATCTAAAGGGCCACAATGCCCTGATCCATAATCAGGATCGAACTAGCATAATCATTATGTCCTTATTCAAAACCAGGCCTTCCCTCTGTAATAAAGTGCAATCAGAGCACCCAAAAGACCATGTCGGACGGAAGCAGGTACACCTCAGACCTGTGCTTCAACATGCGGAGCCCTCCCTCCTGATCCTTCTCCTCGTCGACACATCGTTCCACCTCCAAGCCAGTGAACACCGCAAACTGGCGGGGCGGCCTGTCACTGTCGAAGAACCTGGCGAGGCAGAACTTGGCCGAGCCCAGGTGCATGAGGTAAGAGGCCACATGTGACCAGTCCCACTCCTTGGGCGGAACGGCATGCTCCCAGCTGGCACAACTGACCGGCGGCTTCTGATTCTGCGCCATCTCGAGGTCCACGGCACATAGTAGGTCAGTGTCAATATCGTGGATGCTCGGGTGGTGGTGGCAGGACGAGGAGAGACCAAACCAGAGCTTGTGCTCTGGGACGTACTCACCGCGGCCAAGAATGGGCAGGGACCAGTCGCCGACCTTGCTCCACAGCCTGGTCCGGGTGTCGAACGAATAGGTGCCCATTTCATGCTTCGTTATCCAGATGCTGGATCCGCCTCCAGCTACCACGTAGGAGAGGATGGAGCCGTGGCTAGGACTGAAGTCTTTGAAGCGGCAGGGAGTCGGAGGGAGAGCACAGCAGTCATagccctgctgctgctggtcgAAGAGGATTCCTTCAAAGTCGTGGTCGTGGAAGACGGGGTTTGCGGTCGGCGGCCAGCTGGGGATCTGGTTCATGGCGTAGAGGTCGGTGCCGCCGACGGTGAGGGACAAGGACATGGACTTGGGGGAGGCGAGGGGCGGCATGGCGCGGGTGTTGTTCCCGATGGGGTCGTAGAGGATGGAGTTGCCCTCCTGGTCCACGGCGAGTAACTTGTTGTGCTCCCCGCCGAGTAACATGAAGTCCATCTCGGCCACGGCACTACCACAGCCAAGGTAGGGAGGGGAGAAGCTTATAGCTTGGGGAGGCAGGTCGGACGGCTCAGTTGGAAACGAAAAGGGCCCCGGCGGCATCGACGCCGGGCGGAAAAATCGCGACGTGTCGATGTTGCGCACCGAGAATTCGTTGAGGGTGTGCCTGTACTTGAGCACCAGATGCACGAACTTCCTCATCTCCGGCAGATCCAATCCACGCGACTCAGCTCTGATTATTTTCTGGCCGATTGAAAACCGGTTCCTCTGTATATTGTAAACTGCTTTTACAGTGTTCCTTCAACTTATCATTGTTTAGATCTACAAGAAGAGCATTTGATGAGTTCATTGACGTTCTCTTCCGAAATCAAATACACACAGATAGCAATTTGCGGTAGGAAGAGTACCTCGTGTCTTCGATCTTTTTGACGTCCTTGCGGCGGAAATTCCAACGGACCCAAAGATTATGTTCATGAGTGCGTGCTCAGCTGAGATACTGCTGCGGTGATGGAagggatggggaggagggcggcggctgtTTTTCTTCTGGTAGCGCGGCGGCTGTCTTTGTTTATTTATAGGACGAGACTAGTGAGTGGACGTTGGCTGGTTAAGTCCATCCAGCCAACGGCCCGTATATGGCAAGTTTTCAATGATTGGCCATAAAACTGGAAACTCCCGACTCGTGGTATCGCTCTCTCTATTTGATCACGGTGACCAGCTTGTCACAGAAATcatatcatgcatgcatgcatgcaggtcccacttcctttctctttctctctctccacaAGTAAACCACCGCATGATTCCCTTCCACCGAGACAACACATGTGTAATGTGTAATTAAACTCAAACATTCAAAAAGCCATAACTTTCAATCTGTGCGTCGGAATTATGATCCGTTTTCACCATTGATTCTCTCGTGACGAGACTTTCAAAATTAGATCCAGGTTAAGTATGTTTTGATTAATATTTTCTGTAAAGCAACTTCTCTGTTAAACAATGCAAATTTTCTCGTATTTTTTGCAACTTAGCTGTAGTAATCGATAACTTTGTCTGCAGTGCTCACTAGAACAAAAGCTATCAAATTTCTTATAAGTTGGCAACTTTGTATTGCTGTTCAACTCTGGTTCTACTTCTAAACTTGAACAAACGCTGGCAACATTGTTTTTTGTTCTAACAACTTTGTTTGCGTTGCTACAGTTGAACAAAAGCTGGCAACTTTGGCTCCCATATAAGTGGCGTTTTTTGCTCGCTCTAGCAACTTTCAGTCCAGCGCGTACAAGTCTGATATGTTCGGTAGCAACTTCTGTTGGTGTGTCAACAATTTTGTCTTCTGTGCCGCCAACTTTTTCTTATATTCCGGCTACTTTCTCTTATGTTCTCGCAATTTTGGATCCTGTAGTGGCAACATTGACTCTCATACTTGCAACTTTGACTTTGTCTTTTGTCCTCGCAACTTTTCTTCTAAGCTGGCAGCTTTGTCTTATGTTCGCGCAACTTTTTTTCTAAGCTGGAAACTTCCACTCCCATGCTAGCATCTTTGGCTCCTATGAAAAAAACTATGACTCCAACGCTAGCAACTTTGATTCATATACTTGCAAAATTGACTCGCATAGTAGCAATTTTGACCTTTAACTAGCAACTTTGATCCCACTCGATATCAATTTTTCTCCAATGTAGCAACTTTTCCTGCATCACAAACAACTTTGGTGGGTGTACCCGAGTGGCAACATTCGCTAATGTGTTGGCAACTTTGTCATTTGTGCTATGCCAACAAGTTTTGCTCACATACTACCAATTTTGGCTTCTACACgagcaactttttttttactatcatactagcaactttgtcTTCCATGCTGACAATTTTGACTCACATAGTAGCAACTTTGGTTGTTATACTGGCAATTTTCACTCACATATTAGCAACTATTGCCGATATACCGACGACTTTGACAATCATGCTAGCAGCAACTTTGTCTTCTGTATGGACAACTTTGACTCACATACTAGCAATGCTGGCTATTATCTTCACAACTTTCActcacatactagcaactttagTTATAATATTAGCAATTTTGATTCACATAATTGGTTTCTTCATCGATAACTTTGCCTATCATACGAATAACTTTGACTGCTATACCGACAACTTTTACCTAGATACTAGCAATTTTGGCTGCTATACCGATACTCTTTTGACATAATAACAACTTTAGCTGCTATACCAGTAACTTTGACTCACATATTAGCTGCTTTGTTTTCTACATCGACAACTTTCAGTCTCATACTAGCAATTTTTGTTGATATACCGGCAACTTTGGATCAACATGAAGCAACTATTGGCATATTTAAGCAACTAATTAAGGTTTTTAGCAACTTTGCATTCAATCACGATCCAACTATCTCTGTGCAGGGTGCGACAACTTTGGATGTACATTAAGCAAGTATTTGGTGTTTCTTAGTAACTAATTACATATTTTAGCAACTTTGTATTCAAGCATGATCCTATCTTTATGCAGGGTTTGACAACTTTGAATCAACAGTAAGCAACTATTTGGCGTATCTTAGCAACTAATTATGCATTTTAGCAACTTTGTATCCTAGTACGATTCTATCTCCGTGCAGCATGCCCAACTTCAGATCAACAGTAAGCAATTATTTTTCATATATTAGCAACTAATTACGCATTTTAGCAACCTAAATTCAAGCACGCTCGTACATATGTGCAGTGTGCGGCAAACTTTGGGTCGTTGCCAAAAATTGTGCTATGCCaacaattgtggcatgattcCGTCTCCACAATCGTTGGCATAGCACAATACTGCAGACCAAGTGAACATGCGAACGCATAGGCTTCAGATTTAGCCTCCATCTGACTACAACAAGAAGGCAATTTTGTCTAAGCCGAAAGGAGGATTTCACCATTGCAATTCTTGATAGCACATCCAGCAAATGTCTCACCTGCCGCCTCATCAAAAAATTTGTTCAGTGTTAATCTTAGCCTAGTCCACAGGAGGGGGGGCGGCAGCCCTGGTGGACAGTAGCAGGTTTAGCAAGCAGCAATGCAAGTACCTCATAGGCACGCACAAAATTCTTTCTAAAACAATGCAAGTGGGCAAAGTATGAATTGTCAGTTGACAATGCTCAACAAATAGTACTACAAACAAGACGAGGATTCAGTATTAACAGAACAACAACCTTCCCGGAAATATGCAGTACCTATTACGCAATGATGCAGTCGCCTCAAACCTAAAATGCAAGCACAACCAACCAAATCAAAGCCAAGGAGTCTATTTCCTCTCTGTAACACACCCCAATCCACAGGAGCAGCAGATGCACAACGTCGGCAATGCAAAATCTGAAAATCACACAGCTAGTTGCAGATTCGCTTTGCTTACTTCTTCTATGCCAATTTTATTCAGCTAAATTAATTCTAAAATCAATGAACCTCGAATACAGGAGGCCGATGCCGGCCTCATCGAGCCAAGCAGCTCGCCAGCTCCACCCGGACGGCAGCGCCTTGCGGACGGAGGAGGTCGTGGTGTgcagtagcagcagtggcCCTCTCCTTGTTGGACCCGTTGAACTCCACCGCCGAATGGGCTCCGTCCCCACCACGCCGAAATCCCTCGCAGAGAGGCCGACGTGCTGGACCCTCACCACCCACATCGTGGTGGCGCCACCGAGGCTCTGCCGCTGCTTGGGCGTGGCAGCCCTGCCCCGCTGGAATCCCTCAATgtgccgtggcggcggcgcgcggccagGCCAGTCCCCGCAACGCCGGATGCAGGGAGGAGGGGGagcggagggaggagaaggggaggaagggagCAGGAAGGAGGTGGGGGTCAACAGGGCGGGGCGGGAGGAAGAGCAACAGAGGGAGACGGGGTGTTGGGaagaggagcagcaggagggAAACTGGAGGAAGGGGAATGGTCACGGGATGATCAGGACAGATCGCGTGCGTCGGTGTGTGTACGCCCAATTGCGTGTAGAAATCCACCTGGTCGAGGCATGGTCTGCGGTTCGATCACACTGGCTCGATCCGACGACGCGCGTGTGCGTGCGCTCGGACGCCACAAAAAGTGCAGCTGCACTTTCTAGCCATTGGGTTATTTATAGGGGAGCAGGACGAAAGATTAGGCTTGCATCGCCCCCGTTACTCTCTAGGCTGAATTGGGCCAGGCCCTGGCCTCTTGCTTGcgagtaccttttttttttattctaaCCAGTTGCTTGCTCGTCTAAACCGAAAAATGCTTTACTGCTCCTCAAAGTTAGGGAGGACTTGGATCATCCGCAACATGTGCTCAATTTAGGACAGTAAAACTGAACCTTTTCCCAGCCCTCTCATTGCATCGGCCCGTTGACCGTCGGATCTTTAGCCATTTCAATCTTGCCCATCCATTTGATTTTCACTTTTCGATTGGGCTTCACCAATCTGGCCCGTTGTCCTATGGCCGCTGCTCCCGTAGAAAAATCAGCACCTGGTTAACTGGGCTAGAAACGTGGCCCATACTCGCAATAATGCCCATCTGAGTCTGGCCCTGCCTCCCCGCTCGTGAGGAAACCCTTTCTCAAGCgaccctctccctcccgagcgcggcggcgccaacGGCACCGCAGCAAAACAATCCCCTCCTCCTTGTCACTGCCGTCCAGTTCTATGACGGTCGCACCGCCTTTGAAGCGGCTGGAAAACATGCACTGCCGTCCGGTACATCCTCGCGGAGAAGAGCAACTCGACCGGCACTTACCAGAGAAACCACGACTCTCCCAACAACGGCCACCGAGCAGTAGGGCAGGCACCAGCGCAGGCACAAGCACCGGGTGCTCAACTAGATCATTGGGTTCATGGTGGGATGCCCGGTTGGCGTCATCTCGGGGCTGGGCCGGTCAGTGCTGCGTGCAACGACGGAGCTCGCCTGTCAGACCCGACCACATGTGTCCTTGCGAACTGCTCCCACCAGTCCATCTCGTTCATGCGTGGGCCCGTATTGTCAGTCCGTCCAACCCGGTGGACCCACCTGTAAGAGTAAGGGCCGGGGACGCACGTGTCCATTTCATGCGGTTCCTCTTGGGTCCGCCAGTCGGTCCCACCTTTCAAGGTAAGCGCGCGGGACCACTTGTTAGGTGCTTACAAACTCGCTCTGCTTGTCACAACCGAACCACAAGTGGACTTGCTAGGGGTCCTACCGGTCAGGTATCAAAGCTCAAGCTACATGCCTGTCAGACCTATTTTGTTTTGAGCGAAACGTCTGCGGGTGCGGAGATGGGCCCAATTAGTTGGTCTAGCTAATGGCCGACGTGCAAAATAGGCATGTAAGACCCAGCTATGGGGCGGCAAATACAAGCCTGTTATAGGTAAACTTAATGGGCTGGAGGCGGTGAAGGCCTTGCAACTAGTTCCGCCAGAGTCCAGTGGGTCAGAGCAGAAATACCAGTGCTCTTACGCTCTACTTGCTTCATGGGCTTTTGCGTGCGAAGGGAAGCCCGGGGCCTTGCATGTGAGACCAAATTGGCGAATAATAACGCAGCCCATTACGAGGGGCAAAACGCTATTCATGGGCTGTAGCGTTGGATGGGCGGCCCACGGTCATGCATGTAGCTCTGCTACTGTACAGCTGTCTAGGTGAGTCTCGATAGAAAAAAATACCACACCAAACCAATAACAACGATTGCCGCTGTGATGCGTCGAACACGGTGTCGGAGCACGAAAGTCAGACACCAGGGATGGgaaccccctttttggttcggtggtgGGCTGTGGGGATCATTCCGGTGAATGCCGGCGTGGCAgaagacacgaagtgtgacTCAGACgattttacccaggtttgggccacccggaggtgtaaaaccctacgtcctgcttttggtTTGTATTAGTTTGGCTTCAGATGGATTACAGGTTACGGGGTAAATTCTCGGGGTGTGCTACTTGTCCTACTAATTGTGTGAAGATTTCGAACCCCTTTACATGTGGCATtgatcctccttttatagccaaggggataccacatgtgCCATTCTTTACAGCTTGACACACCAGCTACTTGCGTGTCGAGTGAACGAGGGAGGTGACTCGAACTGAGCCACGTTGTCCTTCATGGAAGTGTTTATCTACCGTTCTCAGGAAGTAAAACGTGCACTAGCCTCACCGCAGTAGCCTTGCTGAGTAAGACTAGACCCGCAGTTGTAGCCTTGTCGGGGCATTTAATGCCGTACCTTTACTGTGCTCCACTTTCCCCACATGTGCAGCCAGGCGGGAGCTTGCGGGGGCTGAgtagcttgcggggcagcttGCCTTGATCCTGCCGGGAGGAACTTCCCGGGCTAATCCTGCCCGGGTAGCTCGCCTTGCGGGATAACAGTCGTTGCGACCAACGTGTCTAGCagcagtgggaccccgtgggccactggtgcgacaatagCCCCCGgacgtgggccggcaacgcttGTTCATGGGTTGCGCCATCCTCGATCGGTTACCGGGCTATGCAGTTACCGACGTGTGGGTCCCAAGATAACCCCGGTACCCAGCCACATGGGCCGCCAGTCTGGTTCCACCCCTGTAGGCAGAACGGTCgggtgcgagatttccgccttCGCTCCCCATGATCAGCAGGGAGTTAAGACCACGTCGCACCCCCCGTCTTGATTCATCCACAATTTTAGGGCACTTTACTGTAGGTCGTGGGTGTGGCCGTTGCAACCTGCCCGCCCATGCTAAAAACTTAGGGCCCGCGGCGCAAGGGTTCTTCCAACGTTTTGCAATTCCTTCCTCATCCACTTGTTTCCACGACACCCATGGCGCCCAAAGACCCCAAGCGTTCCAAGGGACCTGCGAGCGCCGCAGGCggcaaggagaagaaaaaccCCAAGAAGTTgtcggagaaggagaagaagaacaggcTGCTTCGGACCCAGAGGGCCTTCTTCGACCCTGGCTTCAATGGGGAGGCTATCGACAAACTGCAGTACACTGTGGCCTCGGGCACAACGAGTACGGCGCTACACTCGTCTTCCTGTCAGCGGCGACCACACTAATCAGGACTTCCAAGTGTTCAGCCGCTTCATCTTGTCCGGATTCGTGCCACCATACTTGCTCTTCCTCCAAGTGATTATGGCGGCATAACGACTCCAAATTGCGCagctctcccccccccccccccccacctcGTTCTTCCTCCTTGTAGTCTTCCAGTACCTCTGCGAGGCCTTTGTCGGAGTGATGCCGTTAGTCGCGCTCTTctggcactacttctaccctcACATCGAAAAGGTGAAGGCGATATCTTGCGGGGTCTCGTTCCGCTTCCGGGATGgactgaagtccgagttcatcatcACCAGCAAGAAGAAGGTGGAAAAGGAATGGCGGGCGGATTTGGTGCTGGCTCCGCTTCGCGGAGTCTAAAGCGTGCCTCGAAAGGCCTGTCAACTCACCCGAGAAATGCTTCGACTGGAATGAGCGTGACGTGAGGGACTCCGAGTTGTATTCGATCTgcgagaagatcaaggcgttgcggtCGCTGGGACTCCCAAATGTGGATGTTGCTCGCAGCTACATCACGAGGCAGATTGCGCCCCTGCAACAGCGGTCCCACCCCTTGTGGATGTACTCGGGGAAGGACGACCGCACCCGGCTGCACCACGAGGGCCTCTTGCCAGATGAGGTCCGTCTCTGGGTGAAGGctatctccggcgaggactaCCACGCAGCAGGGCCGCCGCCCGGAGTTGGAACCCTTCACCAAGGTATCGAGGGGCTGCACGATATCATCGGCACCTACCCACCCTGCAACTTGTGGGGGCTGATGACGGCCCTCACCCACAGCCCGCAACCACCGCCGAGAAACAGGTGGCAGAGGGGAgcgaggagggggggggggtgggggggacGAGTCTGACGGGTAAGCCAACGACCTGTCCCgcgaggaagaggatgaggGTGCGAGCAACCGTGACAATAGCAACAGTGGGGAGTACGACAACGGCGACGACGATAGGCCGCTGTCGGAACTTGCAGGGGCGTAGGGGGCAAGCCATCGAACAATCAGCTCGTCGGCCCCTGCCCCAGCACCAGGCGCGGCAACAGCGGAGTCCGCCGGCAGGGAGAGGGCTCGATGGGCAGCACcacttctgccccgtagacaagggcgaaaggagtttcacccgttgcccgactagagGTGGTctcgattgaccacagcaTAGGCTAGAGTTCTTCGACCAGTGCTTTCCGTGGcttttgagcttgtcaaaggttttTGTCTTGAgtccccgcagcacttctgcgttggcccTCTCCGCCTGACCATTGCTCCTCCGGTGAGCAACGGAGACAAAGTGGATAttggtgcccatgtcttcgcagtatgcttggaacaccaaaccggcacacaactcacggcaacttgccgacaaTATCCAGCCCCCaaaccgcgaacggccacgaggacgtgatgacttgcagggctttgAGCAGGCTAGTTGCTCTTCTTCGTGTGGAACTGACATGCCTCGCATGTCTTGACTAGCTGCTCGACATCTGCTAATGCTGTAGGCCAGAAAAAACCGTGCCGGAATGCCTTGCTGGCCAGCGCCATGGAGGCcaatggtgtgaacatgtgcctcgatgtatatcttcCAGCAATGCCCTCAACCTGTCCCTCAGGGGAGATACAGCAGCACGCCTGCAGGCATCCACGGTGCAAACCGTGCGTGCAGCCTAGTATTTGGGAATACCCAAGATGTAGCCGgatgggaggag contains:
- the LOC100826417 gene encoding uncharacterized protein LOC100826417 — its product is MRKFVHLVLKYRHTLNEFSVRNIDTSRFFRPASMPPGPFSFPTEPSDLPPQAISFSPPYLGCGSAVAEMDFMLLGGEHNKLLAVDQEGNSILYDPIGNNTRAMPPLASPKSMSLSLTVGGTDLYAMNQIPSWPPTANPVFHDHDFEGILFDQQQQGYDCCALPPTPCRFKDFSPSHGSILSYVVAGGGSSIWITKHEMGTYSFDTRTRLWSKVGDWSLPILGRGEYVPEHKLWFGLSSSCHHHPSIHDIDTDLLCAVDLEMAQNQKPPVSCASWEHAVPPKEWDWSHVASYLMHLGSAKFCLARFFDSDRPPRQFAVFTGLEVERCVDEEKDQEGGLRMLKHRSEVYLLPSDMVFWVL